Proteins from a single region of Plasmodium brasilianum strain Bolivian I chromosome 13, whole genome shotgun sequence:
- a CDS encoding WD repeat-containing protein has protein sequence MKKRRIGNSDNSSRALENLSIGEENKKYIYPSIANSPILLCNDKIIYGYGNSLIVFCLKENKYIKKIQDHRNAIRSLDVNENNKYFLTTGDDKLIIIYDENWTVCHRIIHKKKIVKAYFLKYVQREEKKFEILFVDKYGDMYIYDINTLIRKEDEPTDSATVEGNEKRSAKNGHLRIEKSKEDDQKEEKTEEDDKGTVKLRYLNDALNEIQENDDDLFFMKDFEHMLQNNSECSENSLLSDKSNNKQEDNTEGEMVDDYANHELLNLKDKNKMNNVKKKLERHYLKCLQNKCLLYPIMTCNSAVISLYYDKNFLIIGDRDEKIRIIKNKSINKIYNFYLNHKLFITSLLLINEHTFCSAAADCYLHLWDIKTKEIVDSLYLDFHFLSKFIELKLIFNNSNHMNKYKFIVSILNYHHTASSIFATIENLKGILIIPLIMDSKTNSNIKFNKENISFYPLKYDVLSFLFLNVYNTYVVFFTDRNKGTLHQIKLNEHGQLGGELITYDHSFFDGKEKMDIGLINYWKHTTIEGDSY, from the exons ATGAAGAAGAGACGAATTGGAAACTCAGACAATTCTTCGCGTGCTTTAGAAAATTTGAGTATAGGGGAAgagaataaaaagtatatttatcCAAGTATAGCAAACTCACCAATACTTTTAtgtaatgataaaataatatatggatATGGAAATAGCTTAATAGTATTTTGTTTGAAggagaataaatatataaagaagatCCAAGACCATAGGAATGCTATAAGATCATTGGatgtaaatgaaaataataaatactttttaacAACGGGGGatgataaattaattataatatatgatgaaaattGGACAGTATGCCACAGAataattcacaaaaaaaaaatagttaagGCATATTTCTTGAAATATGTACAAcgggaagaaaaaaaatttgaaatactATTTGTAGACAAATATGGggatatgtacatatatgatataaatacGCTCATTCGGAAGGAGGATGAGCCAACGGATAGCGCTACAGTTGAAGGTAACGAAAAAAGGAGTGCAAAAAATGGGCACCTGCGGATAGAGAAGTCGAAGGAGGATGATCAAAAAGAGGAGAAAACGGAGGAAGACGATAAAGGCACTGTCAAACTGCGCTATTTAAACGATGCGTTAAATGAGATTCAGGAAAATGATGacgatttattttttatgaaagaTTTTGAACATATGTTACAAAATAATTCTGAATGTTCAGAAAATTCGTTACTTAGTGATAAAAGCAATAATAAGCAAGAGGATAATACCGAAGGAGAAATGGTAGACGACTATGCGAACCATGagttattaaatttaaaggataaaaataaaatgaataatgtaAAGAAGAAACTAGAAAGGCactatttaaaatgtttacaaaataaatgtttgCTTTACCCTATTATGACATGCAATTCTGCTGTAATTTCTTTGTATTATgataagaattttttaataataggTGATAGggatgaaaaaataagaataataaaaaataaaagtattaataagatatataacttttatttaaatcacaagctttttattacttcacttcttttaattaatgaACATACATTTTGTTCAGCTGCAGCGGATTGCTACTTACATTTGTGggatattaaaacaaaagaaattgTCGATTCATTATATCttgattttcattttttatcaaaatttatagaattaaaattaatatttaacaaTTCCAATCACatgaacaaatataaatttatcgtaagcattttaaattatcatcACACAGCCTCATCCATCTTTGCTACTATAGAAAATTTGAAAGGAATACTAATAATACCATTAATTATGGACAGTAAAAcaaatagtaatataaaatttaacaaGGAGAATATCTCGTTTTACCCCTTAAAATATGATGTATTATCCTTCctctttttaaatgtttacaATACATATGTCGTATTTTTTACTGATAGAAATAAGGGCACTTTACaccaaataaaattaaatgaacacGGTCAGCTCGGTGGTGAGTTGATTACGTATGACCACTCCTTTTTTGATGGCAAGGAAAAAATGG aTATAGGATTAATAAATTACTGGAAACACACAACTATAGAGGGTGATTcgtattaa
- a CDS encoding tRNA-dihydrouridine synthase produces the protein MINNSNEYSTKKEYEKTFWEQIGKPKHILAPMVDLSELAFRLLCRNYNCHLTFTPMLHSKNFVDQEKYRKSYFQSCVKDKPVIAQFCGNNSNIILNAIEFIKNDVNAVDLNLGCPQQIAKKGNYGAFLLQKHDEVVHLVSDIINNCDIPITCKIRKIDKDYQKTLNLCYDLQSRNVKMITIHGRTKEEKGINIKHCDYEIIKIIKERLSIPVVANGSIEHFEDIEKCLNYTKADAVMCAEILLEKPYFFSNLNVDTVDIVNEYYDLFLKYESNTKYLKGHLFKMLYKYFQVHTDLRDLLNNCHYLNDYLNFQAVLNEKKKEGALIESSHSWYRRYRKSVNGE, from the coding sequence atgattAACAACTCAAATGAATAtagtacaaaaaaagaatatgaaaaaacatTCTGGGAACAAATTGGGAAGCCCAAACATATTTTAGCCCCAATGGTTGATTTAAGTGAATTAGCTTTTCGATTACTTTGCAGAAATTACAATTGTCATTTAACTTTTACCCCTATGTTACACTCCAAAAATTTTGTTGACCaggaaaaatatagaaaaagcTACTTTCAAAGCTGTGTTAAAGATAAACCTGTAATAGCTCAATTTTGTGGAAATAATtcgaatattattttaaatgcaattgagtttattaaaaatgatgtaAATGCTGTGGATTTAAATTTAGGGTGCCCTCAACAAATtgcaaaaaaaggaaattatgGTGCCTTTTTATTACAGAAACACGATGAAGTTGTCCATTTAGTTTCAGATATAATTAACAATTGTGATATACCTATTACTTGTAAGATTAGAAAAATTGATAAAGACTATCAGAAGACTTTAAATTTATGTTATGATCTTCAAAGTCGTAATGTTAAAATGATTACAATTCATGGAAGaacaaaagaagagaaaggaataaatataaaacattgcgattatgaaattataaaaataattaaagaaCGATTAAGTATTCCTGTAGTAGCAAATGGATCTATTGAACATTTTGAAGATATTGAGAAATGcttaaattatacaaaagCAGATGCAGTTATGTGTGCTGAAATTTTACTTGAAAagccatattttttttcaaatctAAATGTTGACACAGTAGATATAGTTAATGAAtattatgatttatttttaaaatatgaatcaaatacaaaatatttaaaaggtCATCTATTCAAAAtgctttataaatattttcaagtACACACCGATCTACGAGACTTACTAAATAATTGTCACTACTTAAATGATTACTTAAACTTTCAAGCagttttaaatgaaaaaaagaaagaaggtGCTTTAATCGAATCATCGCACAGCTGGTACAGGAGATATAGGAAGAGCGTCAATGGGGAGTAG
- a CDS encoding hypothetical protein (conserved Plasmodium protein), whose translation MNKYMSSSSTILNNKKNVEQAIKNKLDTEKNVEGGKNEKNGEMYCEIKKNLLKLEKVFLDNVLLQVKKKTVSSAKNSVEKSAINELNKYKKNIELLKSKVNIEDNTDKIVKLENKLKENEEILLKLNNDKEGLENISKQQLKAIDEICLNETQLSIQAKYEEIRQLKEDLMKLKNTYMQNEDILKKKQEQLINIDNQLKKKIYSIKSVKGTNNNSNNSNSSSNNINNNNSNNNNSNSNNNSNLSTMNNNKILSNYQIQNLKAQIDMINENINSDTQHYEEKIAELQKSITSSENDIEFLNSQIEEIKKNIENISLDIKKMRRQKKEK comes from the exons atgaataaatacatGAGCTCAAGTAGTACcattttaaataacaaaaaaaatgtagaacaAGCTATTAAAAACAAGTTAGATACAGAGAAGAATGTTGAGGGAggtaaaaacgaaaaaaatggCGAAATGTATTGtgagataaaaaagaatttattaaaactaGAAAAAGTGTTTTTAGATAATGTGCTATTACAAGTTAAAAAGAAGACAGTTTCTAGTGCCAAAAATTCTGTCGAAAAGTCAGCTATAAATgagttaaataaatataaaaaaaatattgaattgTTGAAAAGTAAAGTAAACATAGAAGACAATACAGATAAAATAGTGAAGTTagaaaacaaattaaaagaaaatgaagaaatattactaaaattaaataatgacAAAGAAGgtttagaaaatatttcaaagCAACAATTGAAAGCAATAGATGAAATTTGTCTAAATGAAACTCAATTATCAATACAAgcaaaatatgaagaaattaGACAGTTAAAAGAAGACTtgatgaaattaaaaaatacatatatgcaaaatGAAGACATtctaaagaaaaaacaagaacagttaattaatatagataaccaattaaagaaaaaaatatactcaATTAAAAGCGTGAAAGGCactaataataacagtaacaacaGCAACAGCAGCAGCAACAACatcaataataacaatagtaataacaataatagtaatagcaataataatagcaatctTTCAACGATGAATAATAACAAGATATTGTCAAATTATCAAATACAAAATCTTAAAGCCCAAATAGATATGATAAATGAGAATATAAATAGCGACACCCAAcattatgaagaaaaaatagccGAGCTACAAAAAAGTATCACCTCCTCTGAAAATGACATAGAGTTTTTAAATTCACaaatagaagaaataaagaag aatattgaaaatatctCTTtagacataaaaaaaatgagaaggcagaaaaaggaaaagtag